From Pieris rapae chromosome 15, ilPieRapa1.1, whole genome shotgun sequence:
GAGGGAATTTGGATATTTAGTAGTATAAGAGCAATGCTCACATGTAAGTAACTTGTTATCATGACCATGGATGTGGTATCTGAGACAGTTCTTATATTTAGTTGTGTAGTCACAATGTTGACATGCAAGTACTTCTTTACCCTTCTTCTTTTTACTTTTCCTGACAAAatagacaaacaaaaaaattatagtaatataatccATATTTTACGTAACACAATACAGTTCTAGTGGTAATGTCAGAATTAATTCCTCTCACTCACTAAATACAAATAGTttcatatttaagaaaattattgacaTACCTGGGTTTTGAAGAATGGGTGTCTACATTAGCGTCAGCCTGCACTTCTACTTTGACCCATACACTTGCAAACATATTGGTCAGCTCACCCTCTTCAGGCTCACATGTTACAACACTGCTCTCTATCTCGTTGTCAGACATCCTTATTACAAAACAACATATGTTACACATAGAGACAAATTCTTGCAGCTTTAAACAAAAGGCTTAATTCTTTGAGCGGATATTTTTCTTACATGTtagtaaataaacacaatataagctttatttacaagtttgtctatactattttttaaacgcGATACGATAGCAAAATAAAACAggagtttgtttattttaataccttTCAGTTAATGCATCAGCTGATTTGATAACATTCTTACTTTGTGTTAAAACCCAGTATTGCTGCTGCTGCAGTGATTAAATGAATGTGCAgtatatatcataattatgaaaatagtaacatattaaagaattattcCTACTACAGAAATTTATAGTATCTCATATTTACTattggtataaaaataatcttatcaGAATTCAGAGTAAAAGCAATGTAGtgaatttagattttagtGTAAGTCGTAAGAATTAGTTATTAGAATTTAGAACCAAATAATCAATTAACAATTACAATTGTACTATCTATGACCTTGTTCACAGATTACATGATTACATCACAACAGTATATGTCcgtataaaaaaactacatcAATATGTCTGTGGTAAGGTATCTTATATGGTAGGGTAGGGGAAGCCCAGGGTTCGCGTTAACCGTAGATAGAGTATAGAACTAGATAAGCttctaaaataacaataataactataGAGAGAAGACATTAAAGTGATATACTTAAGTGAGGAGACTTAGTCTTAttagtcccattatcattccaaCTTTCCAAgcataaaattaagattgataaagcgattttatacccttaatggaatattattccaaaattttttagttaaatgtctataatgtgaaaaacaaagtttcactttaccgtggtttcataaaaccataCAACACTTTTTGTTCTTtaagttgttttattatgtagaGCAGGTTCACGGTGCAGTTTTGCTTGTATGCATACTTTACAGTTTACAGTCATGTAAATCTTCCGATGCATCATAATTTAAGCCAATTAAGTTTTCAAGTCTTCTTGCATATTTCAGAACTTTTACGTTCATGTGACCCAGATTTCTGTGCCAGTCATTAATACTTGATAAATTCGTTAATTTCTTCAGAGTAGATCTTGTGACAAGTGACTACTGATAGTACCTTTCATATTGATCTGGTTTCACATTGTACGGTTTCTGGGTCATCAGATGttggaaataatataagatttatagATTACTTTATATTCACCACTTacgtataacaatagaatatgagcgatataataaaattataattaaacaatcgaAGAGAGTGGCTATGCTCTCGGGGTGTAACTCCCATGACTTAGTAAATTGCAGAAGAATAGAGTGCCTGCGGttggctatactctcggggcgtgaCTCCGACGATTAAGGGAATCGTCCTGCTTATAAGTGATCCAAATGTATAACCATGGCAGGTACATACATTGGAAATCTTCACGTTTGTAGCTGAGCATGATGTACGACGAGCTTTGGCACGTACATAGGGAAACATCACGCTTAcaaaactaagaaaacctaAGTGAGaaaaatgtacagccttggctcgtacacACATAGTGAAGAccgtatttttgtttatatgtcgtaataatatttattccattttaAGGGTTATTTACAGTTGCTTTATTGTTAGTAAATAGCACAGAGCAATCAGCGTCTGCCATTTTACTTACGAACAGTAAGTTGGTGGTTAGGTTCGGTACCTTTCTGTTgctattttagttataaaagaaACTATTTCTTTACCTTTTATCTCAACAGTGTACTCATTCGTCGTAAAGTTAAGTTTTCTAGATATACtacatatctatttttataaataacatatgatGTTTCACAGtttcttattatttgtaaaaaggcATTGcattgtgtaattatttttataagaagaattaaatttcttatcgtgtttaccttttttatgtaaggataatataaataaataaataaaaaatgtacgtttactgcacaagatgTTATGCGActgaattgccatctaaagttataatatgtaactacttaaCGAATacaccaatagcgtgtatttctTGTCGATCTCCtttactctctctctctctcaatcggtctcattCGATCTTTccattttctttgataaaaacgctgcacatcatcgtgacgttccgtaaatttttttaccctcatgcgcccaaagaagtttcacttcaaaaagtgataaatcatttttattgtgtcgtaatttgtctttttttttgttgtgtttttttttcttgtctatactaatattataaagaggaaaggtttgattttttgtttgtttgtatgaattgaataggctccgaaactacttggcagttttgaaaaattctttcactgttggaaagctacatcattcctgagtgacataggctatatttcattttcaaaaaaaataggcatccttactaaaattacgataacattaacatttgtttattatttgatacaattctaacagatggcgctgagttaaaggtagtttagtttaggtccgtgtcgtggtaccaacgtttcacataagttctcctacggtttcccttgattaatttactactatgtaatataacaaaaaccttagccacagcaacgcttggccgagtctgctagtaactTAATAAACTGGTATATTACATATCTGTGCAGACTGTGCTTATACTACACTCTATAGACTATAACTGGTTCTAACAATACAGGACTGCTGTCACTTTAACTGTCAACAATCGACAGTAGcccattacattaaaaaataaataaacattgtttaataaaaatattacttctagACTCTAGTcaatagtataaaaaataactttgatcAAATATCATCCAAGTTTTTATAACTCTATTACAAAACCGTACCATGctgaatgaaatttatttataaattagaataatattactaagtCAATTATTGCAATGTACACAGAAGTAgatgtttttgtttctaattACACACTCATAGACCCAGAGATTTACCAATTGTGGATTGAAGGCTGTTCCTGTAAGTAGAAATTTTTTACGCTCCGTCTATTGATACGGATAtccgtttttttatttcatactattattttaccatatacttaacctaaccgaacaacaataataataatagattttttggACAGCTCCGGCGATACGGGAAATGCAGTCTCTCAACCCTTGCGTACCAAAGCACAGGTATTTATTCAAGCCTCCTTAGCTTCGACTTTTTGGTCCCAGCCTTAGCTGCTATGGCTTGCATAATGCCTGTGCTTTGTTACAGCAGATGGGGGCTGCTCTTCTGCTGCTccgttttttatatacactaGGGTTAGGGCAGACAAGACCACATGGATAGTGGGGTACTCTGATTTGGTTTCAGCTACTTTTTGGATATTAAAGTAAACACTTTATACCAGTAAATAATACAGAAAGTTGCAAACAATGAAATACAAGTATAAttaggaaataataatatatttcagtataTTGGAGAAAAAAGACACCAATCTAAATGTGTGGCTGTAATTTTACCtttttacgtatatttttttttatagaacagtgggcaaactggcaggaagctcacctgatgttaagtatcacttaacatcaggtgagcttcccatggacactcaatgccagagggctcgcgagtgtgttgccagccttttaatgtaatatctaagtaaataaagaaaacaaagtcTTAAATGTCTTTcgatgttacataaaaaagaatatgatAACCTGAACTTAATGAATAAACAGCAAGCGAAGCAGTGTCAACTTTACACCAAAGAGCAGTAACCAAGCAAACTGGGGCCACTGTAGAGTTGATAGCAAGCGATGTCCTTGATCATTATAGGTAAGAATATTTGGCTTTATAAGCcactattacatattataatatatattattctctGGGGTGAGAATCCAGAGgaactatttataaaacagttaaaGATAGGGATAAGGTTAGCTTGACCAAGTTTAGTTCATGCCattctcaatttttttattttaacaaactaTGTTCGACTGAATCAgacttgataaaaatataataagtaaagaataaagtttctaaattaaaattctttttaatttagaaccTCCGAATTGACATAGACGatggatttttttaacttaattcaCTGATTGAACTTTTTCTGGAGGTGGTGCCTCTTTGGAATGAGAATGTTGTCCTGCTACTACTACTTTACttaattcctttaaaaaaatttggtgGTTTCTTTCCTATATAAgcatttagtataaaaataatattgcttgTCTTTGTAACATGTGAATTGGTAGGTAGGTAGTTGTTACatgtcaataaaaacaaactacaACATTACATCCCTTAATCTTGgctaagatatatttattttgttttaatttttttattaataggcaagtatatCACTGACTGTGGCCGCAGTGCTTCAGACATACCATTGGTTTTTTGAGTCTAAGTAATTCCGTTTTCCTCACAGAGCTTTTCTTCACTACACAAGCGGATGATAAATGTTCACATAGATAGTAaagttgaatttatatttgtagttAGTATAAAATCTTGTATTGCAGGACATTTGCCCTGTTAGAGCGTCTGCTGACCGTTCCGGCAAAGCTTTCAGAACAGATGATCTTCCAGCTGGACGAGCCCACCAAACAGATGCTTATAGAGAAGTATGTTAGAGATTTCTCCGTCGGTTGTGCAGGTGTCGGTAGGGAGAACACATTTCCTGTTGCGATATCCGCAGGTACTACGAGCTGGACGATGCAGTGATCCGAGAGCTGGTCGGGCGCAAGCTGTCCTCTCGCCACCGCAAGGACCTGGACGAGGTGTCCGAGCGCTCGGGGGCGCCGCTGCGCTGCTGCCGGCGCCAGTTCGACAACGTCAGGCGCGTGTTCAAAGCCGTGGAAGAGATGCCGGGCTCCGTGGTGGCTAACGTGCGAGCCACCTTCCTGCTGTCCGAGCGCCTCGCCGCCAAGTACGGCGCCGTGGTCTTCCTGGCCTGCATGCGCTTCGATACGGCCAAGCGCAAGCTGCAGTACCTGTCGTTCGCGGAGCTGGCCGGCTGCGCGCGAGCGGTCCAGGCGGGCTGGACTTACGGCTGCTCGGGCCCGGAGTACTACGACACCGAGATGGACCGCGAGTTCTTGCTCGAGCTGAGGGAGCTGCGAGTGCTGCTCGACAAGGAGAAGGAGCATAAGCAGTGCGTCTTCGTATCGTCCTCTCTCGGATGACGTCCACCCGACGCTCGAGATAACATAGACTGTCTTCGTTTCAGTCTGGTGTGCATGCGTCTGAAGCCCAAGCTCCTGGAGAAGTCTTATCAAGAGTTGGAGCTTAACTTCAGGTGACATTATTTCAATCGTATCTTTGATCGAGACATTGAgccattttgattttattaaacgaTATGTTGTCGAAAACCATCGCAGGGTGTACACGCGCGCCCTGGTGGGAGTGGCCTGTAACCTGCATCGGGCGCGAGAACTGCGCTCCCTGTTCATCGACCTGTTGGAGAGGTAAACGTGTGTCAGATTGCATCAAAGTGATCTCTAAGCGCAGTAGTGACGAGGGTCCTCCGGCAGATGCATCGAGCCTCTGCGCGCGGGCGGATGGCCGAAGTCCGACCTCTCTCAGTTCCTCGCCGCCTACGAGCAGTGCGCCTTTCAGATGGACGTATTGCGGTAACTTTCCTTGTCTGCGTTTTATCGAGTTAAACGTTGAGAAGGAACATCTCTTAGAACTCACCGAATGCTCGTTGTCTCAGGGAGGCAGATCTGAAGTCAGTGTGGGAGCGGTACATGCGCGTCATCAGCCAATGTCTGCTGACCATGTACCACTCGTAGCGGCGCAGGCGCAACGCGGAATTCaagtatatatttctatgtattaaacatttaacacattgaattaaaatgaattttttgaaTGAACTTGTGATtgtttggttaaataaaacaaaatcttattGTGATTGatgaattatttcaaataatttttaaaattgatttattctcATACACATCTATTGAAGTAAGTTTGACAgttaaatttcaaaacttCATAAAACCTCAAACAAATTTATCCATCGATTCCAATTCATGGTACGAATACATGCTAGGAACCTTTCCAGTCTCGGCTGGATCATGCTCATGGGAGGCCCACAGAGTAAACTTCTAGACATGTTCTTAAATGTGTTTATAGAGAAAACTCATATCGAGATGAagattagtaaattatttaatatattagttattaaaatatttttgtgattaaTGTTTGTGTGTTCACCTGTCCATTAGATATATGTAGCTATTTGGTAAAatgataatgtttattttgtactatttGAGTTATAAACTTAATAGGACTGAATAAGAGAATAAAAACAAGACCTAAAGGGCAAAtacctttaatttaaatgtcattgtgcatattttgataaatataaaaaaatcgcaaAACAAAACGTAACCGAGCGTGCACCTCCGACTTCGGATCGCGTCAGCGACTTTTTAGCCGCAACTTTATCCATTAAAAGGGCTTAAGTATATAACAACaactttatacataattttttatctgtcaaaaataattgtctcaattttatttatctgtccTCAATATAACTATGAGACGGAAGCTGTTCGTAGACTAGAATGTACTGTGGGGCCCGCGGCCAAACAATTTGGACTACTCTCACTCGCAGCTGACAACTGTCCACCACCACTGATAGCTGCAACATCGCAGTCGAGTTGCACACCGCTCGAAATTACCAATAAATCTTAATTCTACAGTTTTGTTACATAAGTTACTAAACTAAGCAGCAGAGACTAGAGTCGAATGGCGTCTACATAACaacatagttatatatttatacataatatgtatatagttcGAAGATATagacttaattaaaaagtcaCGTTTTTTAATGTCTCCTGAAGACATGAAACGCATATCGACGAGATTCGCGTGCAACACTAACATATAAAACGatgaaaagaatattaaaaatgtagaatACGACTCACGTCGAGAGATTTAAGACCATCGGTctctaaaaaataaacggGCCTATAACCTtttcataagatttatatGACAAGCAATTCATCTCTCACCatcttttcattttcaaatagATATAGATTTCAGAGAGCTGCTAAATCATTACATTCAACACATACGTAACTAAATGTCGTTCTGTCCGATCCATATCCGTTTCTTACAATAGTATTGTGCCCACTTTCTTACAACACCAGGTTATATCTAAATTATCTCAAATGAGATATCTCACACGAGAGCATCCAAGTCAATGGACACAACCGTCGTACTTAATGCGCTCTTCACACGATTCATCACTCGTAGCTTTGACATTCAAAACTCATTtaataccaataaaaaaactaaaacttatcCGTTTACTTAGCTTCGAATGTCTCTCGGCCTCATCGGGCCAAATAAGCGAGTGGCTCAATATCTgttactgttttattaattctcCCGAGCTAAATGTCAATGTAAGATATTATTAGAGCATCAAGATatataactatgtatttaaaacaaaggcAAATTGAACAACGTAATAAACAGACCCTTAGAGTCAAGcgctgtttaaataatttaaatgaaacaattcGACGCATCATTGCGATTGATCAGAACACCTGCCTTTGTTTCTTAATCTGAAATTTAAACGTACTTAATTATCTCTGATCATAATTCAGTAACatctaattgtatatatataccaggatgactttattaatatatatttatacacaacTGAAACTACTATCTCGATATGGCGCAACACTCTCCTCCTTAAGCGACTCTAATgataatagattaaaaatgtcTCCGAAAATAACACGAAAGCGTCCTTCCATCATATCCTATGCAAGCGACACGGCTGGCCAACCAAAGCCATCGTTGCCAGCGATGAGTTTTCCTGGCTTCGAGGACGTAGCACACGCTTCCACACCGACACTTATATTAAAGGCCAGccttatattaaactaataaactaaataaatgagCTTCGGGGCTTAAAGTagaaatctaataaattactaacaataaaataatcagttCGAAACTTTCATTAAGATTGAAGGATCTACACACGATGAAAGAGAACACATTCGACGGTCGCACGAACGGCGAAGTAAAGCTTAAATACACAAGAcgaataatttacaattattaaacttttaattattagtgaaatgacaatttttttacttttaaagatAGTGCATGCaccgttttaatttttttttaacatttaattatttcatattaaacgAAGCTCAAGGAACCGAACGAATCCACCGAAAGGATCTCGATCAGCGATTGGAACCGCACAATGCGTCACAAATTAACTTATCGTGtaagctaaataaatacaaaggaTGGTCTAAACGAACCAAATGAGCAAAATGAGGACTAGTGATCTTTACGAACACATTGTACGGTTCATTAAATGTACGACTTTGACAAGAAACATGAATTCCACGGAGTCAGTGATATTCAGAGAGTGATATTCAGGAGGTTTCTAAAGAGTGCAAGCTCCGCGGCACGGTTGCAGCTCATCGTGAACCACTTTGCACCAAGAAAGCATAATCTTAACGTTATTCTTACCAAATAATAATCTCTAAAAGCCAGGAAATGCACTCTTAAGCGTCGCCAATTAGAGTTTACACTGTTTTCATAAAACAGATGGATGCAAGGTTCAAATTAACACATTtgaattggttttttttttgaaaatgctTAATTTATAGAAGTACGCGTGTTTAGGTTTCCATTCGTTTATTTGACGGCATATTGTGTCCCAGGCTCGCTCAGTTTCAGCACATTTTACTCGGCATCTGTGCCGTACGTACGTTCATTTGAGGTCGAACACGCGTTCACTGCTGTCAGACTTGCTCTTCCGCTCCTGCAATTTAACATTTCAAATCCTTTTATTACAGACGAAGTAGCAAGTGTAACTAACATGTTACCCGAGTCTAATGCttcgattaaaataataaaataacagtcGGATATAGATGCAATGCTCTGGCAGTACGAAAGAATAGCGAGTGTACGAACTGAGCTAGGGCGCGATGGAGAGCGGTCGGAATCGTCTGGCCCTGGCGGCGTTGTGGGGCGGTGCGGCGGGAGGGGGCGCGGGCGGCGGCGGCGCCGGGGCGCTCCCCGCGGGAGGGGGGGAGCCCGATGACGAGGAGCCCGACCGGCTGGACTCCGCTCTGTCGGACAATGCTCGTTAATCGTTAGCCTCGAAGTCGCGTGCCTGAGGCGCTCCGTCTACTCACTTGGCGGGCGGCTGCGCGACGGGCCGATGTCTCGGTCTCGCGAATCTCAGGTTCAGTTCCCGGGCGGGATCCATCGCATATTTATCGGAGTTCTGTCTGCGCCGGCGCAAggctaaaatataatttggttaGATTCACCGACTCACTTATAAACACTTATTTGCGTATCAAACAATGGTACGTCCCGAGTTACTGAAAAACATTCAACGCAAGACAATTGcacaaaagttattaaaaaaattaagctaaTCAAACATTTACCATAAAGGAAGAgtctaaatacataattaaattgttataactttataagacttaaatgtttaattatatcgattacataattattcaataaatagcaCATTTGTATGAAGGCCTGTCTCTCACTCTCACTCTTGTACGTACATTACAGATGAGAATgtgttaaatacatttaggaaaaatatctgtaacggatgaaaaaaaacataaatacaatgAGATGTCCTTACCGGGCGTGAGGTCGTCGACGGCGGGCGGGGGCGGATCTCTATCTCCACTCCAAGAAGCGCACTTGGCCAACCGGTGACCTCCCGCTGCCACCGGAATACGAGAGCCGCTGCCCGCCGATCGCTGCACATAATCGTCCTCAGAATTCCGAACCGATAATATCTCGTGAGTAATCTAATCGCAACACGATGCGAGGCAGTTCACCGGCAGCCATGCGCACGATATATTGTGTACTTTTTCTCTCTTTTCTAACCGCGGTCACTAGTCGCGTCCAGACGGTAGATGGGCGGCTGAAGGTGCAAATAGGCGGGACCGCGGGCTGTCCCCACGTCGCGAGATATATCCGGGAGAGTGTCACCCCGGTGTTTGCCAAGTATGGAAGGTTCTTGGATATCGAGTTCGTGCCGTGGGGCAAGACTCGCAGGTACTTAGCTACGTTAAGAAGAGAATGGACTGGGCTTCAGGGGCTCACATATCGTTTTCATTTAATTCTCGTTAAAGGGTCGAAGGTAGACTGGAATGCCAATTTGGAGCGACAGACTGCTGGGCCAATCGCCTCCACCGATGTGCTCTCGACTTCCTAAAATCCAATCAGACGGCTGCGATGTCGTACTTGAATTGCGAATTCACTGAACCCCGGCCTGGGTTCACCGGCAGTTACCACTGCGCCGTGCGGGCAGGATTGAGGCTGGTAGATGTCGACAATTGCATGGCTACTTCGAAAGGTAACAGTGTTCGTGACTTTAAACAT
This genomic window contains:
- the LOC110996179 gene encoding acidic fibroblast growth factor intracellular-binding protein produces the protein MYTEVDVFVSNYTLIDPEIYQLWIEGCSSSEAVSTLHQRAVTKQTGATVELIASDVLDHYRTFALLERLLTVPAKLSEQMIFQLDEPTKQMLIEKYYELDDAVIRELVGRKLSSRHRKDLDEVSERSGAPLRCCRRQFDNVRRVFKAVEEMPGSVVANVRATFLLSERLAAKYGAVVFLACMRFDTAKRKLQYLSFAELAGCARAVQAGWTYGCSGPEYYDTEMDREFLLELRELRVLLDKEKEHKHLVCMRLKPKLLEKSYQELELNFRVYTRALVGVACNLHRARELRSLFIDLLERCIEPLRAGGWPKSDLSQFLAAYEQCAFQMDVLREADLKSVWERYMRVISQCLLTMYHS
- the LOC110996180 gene encoding GILT-like protein 1; translated protein: MRGSSPAAMRTIYCVLFLSFLTAVTSRVQTVDGRLKVQIGGTAGCPHVARYIRESVTPVFAKYGRFLDIEFVPWGKTRRVEGRLECQFGATDCWANRLHRCALDFLKSNQTAAMSYLNCEFTEPRPGFTGSYHCAVRAGLRLVDVDNCMATSKGDALELPAEAAAAEPIATFNSIPYTVINGLIDRAVTQQSSRRLESVICFALADDPTTGVVACKI